A region from the Deltaproteobacteria bacterium genome encodes:
- a CDS encoding outer membrane lipoprotein-sorting protein has translation MKNDLRTFTISARFRKLFWNPDNRHARIRCAAAFVLATICAAGLVSVRELQHLKVTYALTGFLSKTDHSLADDATMKKRYRLGGNTLMVIVAKRSGGWLTTAAIQDLRAKSSLLSSMDGVISATSLGTLETVVSTEAELSVAPLTDVLTDEEWTALPQIASAISPALVSKDGKWASMLLEIESLSTTDFQILRQKAEQQMKSVPAVESVHATGVSVVQAEMSERLSSELQTLGGLGIGFAILALFILFSGITGVAIALATCVISIVAVLAGMSVFGKSLGVLSISLPIVIAVQSLSLTVHCLFTYLECRALENRFEALLTSFKRLLFPNFVVSLATGLGFLTLASSNVDAMQEFGAIVALASVVLWITTTLTAFPLLALLPEPRLRNWVGGRAKWVLWIMRNRKATLVVFAALFALTCATGFELNYSHRLFDEFGKASAVSKAASIVDEEMGGLIPLDIEIATADGQAWTESPHRERLEKTIAMLRTEAIVGSAVSALDIVQLAQSKGAKFGDVLTLFEVAPKNPLKNFLRAEGSLTRISLRLRDFESRRFESDVESLMAIVHRESKADPEQTVRGGWGAYIHRMNRKLSESLVQGFWEALLAISLVLLIVFRSLRWALAAVIPSVLPPLLLLAIISIFKIEIKPGLAVVFAISLGFAFINSIYLLKRVRETAQNENHGVVTAKVIERAFWRESQSCLLASVTLIIGFASLCFSDFSVARSFGMAMVFSMVAGVVGDLVLLPALLRQFPNLLNPSGLPALHIPAAQVGLRRIAAIALLVVGSIATPARARGANSPETLEAFAKAASKSLFAKDESVEIELKNIEEDGEEEIRRIELSRMTVKKGSKVEQRIVAKILTPKSLRGTSVLTVTDGDSQSRWIYLPSSKQVRRVVGADESSAPILGSELSTEDLDLSQVDGATAKIVERAGGIVTIESKITSKDSAYSGCKAEFDEKSRLMKSAQCADRNGQPLKRITIKSYRRLKGGIARPAEMEILNLKSKRMTRITFMEQKINLGLKPGRFTPEALRD, from the coding sequence GTGAAGAATGATCTTCGAACATTCACAATCAGCGCACGGTTCCGGAAATTGTTTTGGAACCCGGACAATCGTCACGCACGAATCCGATGCGCGGCGGCTTTTGTCCTCGCAACCATTTGTGCCGCTGGTCTTGTATCAGTTAGAGAACTTCAGCATCTCAAAGTCACTTACGCGTTAACTGGGTTTCTTTCGAAAACCGATCATTCCCTTGCCGACGATGCGACAATGAAAAAGCGGTACCGACTTGGTGGGAATACTCTGATGGTGATCGTCGCAAAACGAAGCGGTGGATGGCTAACCACTGCAGCGATACAGGACCTTCGCGCCAAGTCCAGTTTGCTGTCGTCAATGGATGGAGTGATTTCGGCAACTAGCTTAGGCACACTGGAAACTGTCGTATCCACCGAGGCTGAACTAAGCGTCGCGCCTTTGACAGACGTTCTCACAGACGAAGAGTGGACGGCGCTGCCACAAATCGCATCAGCCATATCGCCCGCACTTGTTTCAAAAGACGGTAAATGGGCGAGTATGCTGCTAGAGATCGAGTCGCTCTCAACGACTGATTTTCAAATCCTACGCCAAAAGGCCGAACAGCAGATGAAATCTGTTCCAGCAGTTGAAAGCGTTCACGCAACAGGTGTCAGCGTTGTTCAAGCAGAGATGTCCGAAAGATTATCAAGTGAGCTTCAGACACTTGGCGGACTAGGAATAGGCTTCGCGATTCTTGCGCTTTTCATACTTTTCTCTGGTATCACGGGCGTTGCGATCGCACTTGCGACCTGTGTGATTTCAATTGTCGCCGTGTTGGCCGGAATGAGTGTTTTCGGTAAATCGTTAGGGGTTCTTTCTATTAGTCTTCCGATCGTAATTGCTGTTCAGTCTCTTTCTCTAACAGTTCACTGCCTTTTTACATATCTTGAGTGCAGAGCCTTAGAAAACCGTTTTGAAGCGCTGCTCACCAGCTTTAAACGTCTTCTGTTTCCAAATTTTGTGGTCTCGCTTGCAACTGGCTTGGGCTTTCTGACACTCGCAAGTTCGAACGTAGATGCGATGCAAGAATTCGGCGCAATCGTTGCTCTGGCATCGGTCGTCCTGTGGATCACCACCACCCTCACAGCATTCCCATTACTGGCACTTCTGCCCGAGCCAAGGCTTCGCAATTGGGTCGGCGGTCGTGCCAAATGGGTGCTGTGGATTATGAGAAACCGCAAAGCAACTCTGGTTGTCTTTGCGGCGCTTTTCGCACTTACATGCGCGACCGGATTTGAATTGAATTACTCTCATCGACTGTTTGATGAATTTGGCAAGGCCAGCGCTGTTTCCAAAGCTGCATCAATTGTCGACGAAGAAATGGGAGGACTAATTCCTCTGGATATTGAAATCGCGACAGCTGATGGCCAAGCATGGACCGAGTCGCCACATCGCGAGCGACTGGAGAAAACAATCGCAATGCTACGTACGGAAGCCATCGTCGGCTCCGCAGTTTCTGCGCTCGATATCGTTCAGCTTGCCCAAAGCAAAGGAGCAAAATTTGGAGATGTGTTAACCTTGTTTGAGGTTGCACCTAAAAATCCACTGAAAAACTTCTTGCGCGCTGAAGGCTCCCTAACGCGAATCAGTTTGCGCCTGCGGGACTTTGAGAGCCGCCGTTTTGAATCGGATGTTGAATCATTAATGGCGATTGTTCACAGAGAGTCGAAAGCGGATCCGGAACAAACTGTTCGCGGCGGTTGGGGCGCCTATATTCACCGCATGAACCGCAAGCTTTCGGAAAGTCTTGTGCAGGGATTTTGGGAAGCACTTTTGGCAATCTCGCTGGTTTTGCTAATTGTATTTCGCTCCCTTCGATGGGCACTAGCGGCCGTGATCCCAAGCGTACTTCCACCGCTTTTACTATTGGCCATAATCTCGATCTTCAAAATTGAAATTAAGCCGGGCCTAGCCGTTGTCTTTGCGATTTCACTGGGATTCGCGTTCATCAACTCGATTTATCTCTTAAAACGAGTCCGCGAGACCGCCCAAAATGAAAATCATGGTGTTGTCACAGCAAAGGTGATCGAGCGTGCGTTTTGGCGCGAAAGCCAGTCGTGCTTACTGGCAAGCGTCACTTTGATCATCGGATTTGCAAGTCTCTGTTTTTCGGACTTCAGTGTCGCTAGGAGTTTTGGGATGGCAATGGTATTTTCTATGGTGGCCGGTGTTGTTGGAGATTTGGTTTTGTTGCCGGCTTTGCTGCGCCAGTTCCCAAACCTTCTTAATCCATCAGGCCTCCCCGCCTTACACATTCCCGCCGCCCAAGTTGGCCTCAGAAGAATCGCCGCAATTGCACTTTTGGTTGTCGGGTCGATAGCAACTCCTGCGCGTGCGCGCGGTGCCAATTCGCCGGAAACACTTGAAGCATTCGCAAAAGCTGCCAGTAAATCGTTGTTTGCGAAAGACGAAAGTGTCGAGATCGAACTGAAGAATATCGAAGAAGACGGTGAAGAAGAAATTAGGAGAATTGAACTCTCGCGAATGACTGTGAAAAAAGGGTCGAAGGTCGAACAAAGAATCGTCGCAAAAATTTTGACGCCAAAAAGTCTTCGCGGAACGTCCGTATTGACCGTCACAGATGGCGATAGTCAAAGTCGTTGGATCTACCTACCCTCGTCGAAACAAGTTCGGCGTGTTGTGGGCGCTGATGAATCCAGTGCTCCGATTTTAGGATCCGAACTTTCAACAGAAGATCTGGATCTCAGTCAAGTCGACGGTGCCACGGCAAAAATTGTAGAGCGCGCCGGCGGGATCGTCACAATAGAATCAAAAATCACCAGCAAGGATAGTGCTTACTCAGGCTGCAAGGCAGAGTTTGACGAAAAAAGTAGGCTGATGAAGTCCGCGCAATGTGCAGATCGCAATGGCCAACCGTTAAAAAGAATCACCATTAAATCTTACCGTCGACTCAAGGGAGGGATTGCTCGTCCAGCAGAGATGGAAATTCTCAACCTCAAGTCGAAAAGAATGACGCGTATCACGTTCATGGAACAAAAAATCAACTTAGGACTTAAGCCAGGCCGCTTCACACCAGAAGCCCTACGTGACTAA
- a CDS encoding DTW domain-containing protein, producing MEIINNYKDAKYKDLVPRPRAFCWTCRQPLAACYCSRIQRLNSGIDFVILIHPIESRRRIATGRMAHLVLNDSWLIEGEDFSQSEKVLRLIADPRRKCMILYPGREAMDLDVPETTCALQQIVSSNARRLTVFVIDGTWATARKMMRLSVNLRALPMVKFQPKEESRFQVRKQPEKHCLSTIEAIHTVIDRLSLVADRPHDHLIELFLAMVERQKTFVPRFQK from the coding sequence TTGGAAATTATCAATAATTACAAAGACGCAAAGTATAAGGATCTGGTTCCCCGGCCTCGGGCGTTTTGTTGGACTTGTCGCCAGCCGTTGGCCGCATGCTATTGTTCTCGCATTCAGCGGCTGAATTCTGGAATCGATTTCGTGATTCTCATTCACCCTATAGAATCTCGTCGACGGATCGCGACGGGCCGCATGGCGCATCTAGTTTTGAACGACTCATGGCTCATTGAGGGAGAGGACTTCTCGCAAAGTGAGAAGGTGCTACGCCTGATCGCCGACCCCCGTCGAAAGTGCATGATCTTGTACCCTGGCCGAGAGGCGATGGACTTAGATGTTCCAGAAACGACGTGCGCCTTACAGCAAATCGTGAGTTCAAACGCACGGCGCCTCACGGTTTTTGTGATCGATGGCACATGGGCAACCGCGCGAAAAATGATGCGGCTGAGTGTAAATCTTCGAGCCCTGCCAATGGTCAAGTTTCAACCAAAAGAGGAGTCGCGATTTCAGGTCCGCAAGCAGCCAGAAAAGCATTGTTTGTCGACGATCGAAGCGATTCACACAGTTATAGATCGGCTTTCACTTGTCGCCGACAGGCCTCATGATCATCTGATCGAACTATTCTTAGCGATGGTAGAGCGCCAAAAAACTTTTGTGCCGCGGTTTCAAAAGTGA
- a CDS encoding DUF2089 family protein: MLEPHRLHHCPVCQKELTIATLECKPCDLRLEGHFSREPTTGNEFSKLPEEDLHLLRIFVHCEGSIREMESALGVSYPTIKSRLAKLRETLKPIPSGTKGTPKDKSARRFKAISDVLSALEEKEIDHTESLRLIKEIKSGKEPR; this comes from the coding sequence ATGCTTGAGCCTCATCGCCTTCACCACTGCCCCGTCTGCCAAAAGGAACTTACCATCGCTACACTGGAATGTAAGCCCTGTGATTTGCGACTGGAAGGTCACTTTTCGAGGGAACCTACTACCGGAAATGAATTTTCAAAACTGCCAGAAGAGGATCTCCATCTTCTTCGCATCTTTGTCCACTGCGAAGGCAGTATTCGCGAAATGGAGTCAGCGCTGGGAGTCAGTTACCCAACCATCAAGTCGCGCTTGGCAAAGCTGCGTGAAACCCTGAAGCCGATCCCGTCCGGGACTAAGGGCACACCCAAAGACAAATCGGCGCGACGCTTTAAAGCAATTTCCGATGTCCTTTCGGCCCTCGAGGAAAAGGAAATTGACCACACCGAATCACTTCGACTGATCAAAGAAATTAAGTCTGGCAAGGAGCCGCGATGA
- a CDS encoding pentapeptide repeat-containing protein, whose product MRDEIRRILEMNKMGKVTDEQATELLAALSDPAEPSDTTAPDSFSSDMNRGSFDDESPTGENNSAILSRLEPIDGTDFTFSDNSINVSALSKIRLMKSHMRDNSMNASKLSRLELDNAQFTDCSVHGSAVDELTLRQSKMTEVQLHGSKLAKIFLVDQCSLDDSQFHGCSVKNFSLKNRSRVSDTIWSGAQLSAISLVTSSIEDTKVDGVSVSEMKMQNSHWQDTELRGMKFENLAFNDSTFRDARILGKSKFGAASWNRVQFTNSSLTDVTFENCNFKDVIFVGVHARDLKLTGITLENTTIRSAAELQALA is encoded by the coding sequence ATGAGAGATGAAATCCGACGAATTCTTGAAATGAACAAGATGGGAAAAGTGACTGACGAGCAAGCGACAGAATTGCTAGCCGCACTCTCTGACCCTGCTGAGCCAAGCGACACTACTGCGCCCGACTCTTTCTCGTCCGACATGAATCGAGGGAGCTTCGACGACGAGTCGCCAACAGGAGAAAACAATAGCGCGATTCTTTCGCGACTTGAGCCTATCGATGGAACCGATTTTACCTTTTCCGACAATTCAATCAACGTATCGGCTCTCAGCAAGATCCGTCTTATGAAATCCCATATGCGCGATAATTCGATGAACGCAAGCAAGCTTTCTCGACTGGAACTCGACAATGCGCAATTCACCGATTGTTCGGTTCACGGCAGCGCCGTCGACGAACTCACACTTCGCCAATCAAAGATGACCGAGGTCCAACTTCATGGATCTAAATTGGCTAAAATTTTTCTTGTGGACCAATGCTCGTTGGACGATTCGCAATTCCACGGCTGCAGCGTCAAAAATTTCAGTTTAAAAAACCGATCGAGAGTCAGCGACACCATCTGGTCTGGCGCGCAACTCAGCGCGATCAGCTTAGTGACCTCTTCGATTGAGGATACCAAAGTCGACGGTGTTTCGGTTTCCGAAATGAAGATGCAAAACTCTCACTGGCAAGATACCGAATTGCGAGGAATGAAATTCGAGAATCTAGCTTTCAATGATTCGACATTTCGTGATGCACGCATCTTGGGGAAATCGAAATTCGGCGCCGCAAGCTGGAACAGAGTTCAGTTTACGAATTCAAGTCTTACGGATGTAACTTTTGAAAACTGCAATTTCAAAGATGTGATCTTTGTCGGAGTTCACGCCCGCGACCTAAAATTAACTGGCATCACACTTGAGAACACCACCATTCGCTCCGCTGCAGAACTTCAGGCTTTGGCATAA
- a CDS encoding SDR family oxidoreductase, with protein MENSGISVEEVESAAKVLNALLEDGRRLAELPDALRVSLLASAGRLSRPAKDEIRIRNKQIDSARRRQITAQDRQARATTGIREARLKTVFTAPLLVSPEVTDSQQPELKSPRNCYVCKAEFLKLHFFYDSMCPTCADYNYKKRFQTASLKGQTVLITGSRLKIGYQATVMMLRAGARVIATTRFPVDSARRFAKEEDFKDWGDRLEVFGLDLRHTPSVEIFTQYMERHLDRLDILINNAAQTVRRPPGFYAHMMPGENTPFEELDPDVQSILRKHEACKLELAGFCPTSSDRALPVAWHEQGPGVGIRSSAQLSQIPYSFDRSLAAAEVFPEGKLDADLQQIDLRNMNSWRMKVAEVPTAEMLEVQLVNAIAPFVLCSRLIPIMRRDYTGVKHIVNVSAMEGKFYRFTKSDRHPHTNMAKAALNMLTHTSASDLAKDGIYMNAVDTGWVTDEDPAHLARLKEEIHDFQPPLDIVDGAARVCDPFFDGILSGKHWSGKFLKDYFPTDW; from the coding sequence ATGGAAAACTCAGGTATTTCGGTCGAGGAAGTTGAATCGGCAGCTAAGGTTTTAAATGCGCTCTTAGAAGACGGGCGCAGATTAGCCGAGCTCCCAGATGCGTTGCGCGTAAGTCTGTTGGCCTCTGCAGGGCGGTTGTCCCGCCCTGCAAAAGATGAAATTCGAATTCGCAACAAGCAAATCGACAGTGCTCGACGTCGTCAGATCACGGCTCAGGATCGTCAGGCGCGCGCAACCACTGGAATTCGGGAGGCGCGGTTAAAGACGGTTTTCACTGCCCCGCTTTTAGTGTCTCCCGAAGTCACTGATTCCCAGCAGCCAGAATTGAAATCGCCGCGCAATTGCTATGTGTGCAAGGCTGAATTTCTTAAGCTTCACTTTTTCTACGATTCAATGTGTCCGACTTGCGCGGACTACAATTATAAAAAAAGGTTTCAGACAGCCTCGCTCAAAGGTCAGACGGTTTTAATCACAGGTTCTCGGTTAAAAATTGGGTACCAGGCGACGGTCATGATGTTGCGGGCTGGCGCAAGAGTGATCGCAACAACAAGATTTCCTGTCGACTCGGCAAGACGATTTGCTAAAGAGGAAGATTTTAAGGATTGGGGAGATCGACTGGAAGTGTTCGGTCTCGATCTGCGTCACACTCCAAGCGTTGAAATTTTCACGCAATACATGGAGCGCCACTTGGACCGGCTCGACATTCTCATCAACAATGCGGCGCAAACTGTGCGTCGGCCACCAGGTTTTTATGCCCACATGATGCCAGGTGAGAACACGCCTTTCGAAGAACTCGATCCAGATGTGCAAAGTATTTTGCGAAAACACGAAGCGTGTAAGCTCGAGCTCGCTGGCTTCTGTCCTACAAGTTCGGACCGGGCTCTGCCGGTCGCGTGGCACGAGCAGGGACCGGGAGTTGGCATTCGATCGTCAGCGCAATTATCGCAGATCCCGTATTCTTTTGATCGCTCGCTTGCCGCAGCCGAAGTTTTTCCTGAGGGAAAATTGGATGCGGATCTTCAGCAGATCGACCTTAGGAATATGAATTCGTGGCGAATGAAAGTTGCGGAAGTTCCGACAGCTGAAATGCTCGAAGTGCAGCTTGTGAACGCAATTGCGCCATTTGTTCTCTGCAGCCGTTTAATTCCTATCATGCGTCGCGACTACACGGGGGTGAAGCACATCGTGAATGTGAGTGCCATGGAGGGGAAGTTCTATCGTTTCACAAAAAGTGATAGGCATCCGCATACCAACATGGCGAAAGCCGCGCTCAATATGCTGACGCATACTTCAGCTAGTGATTTGGCAAAAGATGGAATCTACATGAATGCGGTGGATACTGGCTGGGTGACCGACGAAGATCCTGCGCATTTAGCACGATTAAAAGAGGAGATTCATGACTTTCAGCCACCACTCGACATTGTCGATGGCGCAGCTCGCGTTTGCGATCCGTTCTTCGACGGAATCCTGAGCGGTAAACATTGGTCAGGAAAGTTTCTGAAGGACTATTTCCCAACCGATTGGTAA
- a CDS encoding glutathione S-transferase — translation MIKLHHLNNSRSQRILWLLEELELPYEIVRYQRDKVTMRAPVSLRAIHPLGKSPVLEDGANIIAESGAILEYLVDKYGQGRLKPMAGSPDELKYRFFMHYAEGSVMPPLLVKVIIEKIENAPAPFFLKPLFKGISQQVHKAYIDEQMRTNFDFIESELRRTGWLAGDQFSAADIQMSFPIEAADAKGVVGTQRKAIRSYIEKFRSRPAYMKAIQAGGPYDLNF, via the coding sequence ATGATAAAACTCCACCACCTCAATAACTCACGATCACAGCGAATCCTTTGGCTTCTTGAAGAACTCGAATTGCCGTATGAAATTGTTCGATACCAACGGGACAAGGTCACCATGCGCGCCCCCGTGTCTTTGCGTGCTATTCATCCGCTTGGCAAATCCCCGGTGCTAGAAGATGGCGCGAATATAATTGCCGAGTCTGGTGCGATCCTCGAATACCTCGTTGATAAATACGGTCAGGGGCGATTGAAGCCCATGGCTGGGTCCCCAGACGAACTCAAGTACCGATTTTTCATGCATTATGCTGAAGGATCCGTCATGCCGCCGTTGTTGGTGAAGGTGATCATCGAAAAGATAGAAAACGCGCCGGCGCCTTTTTTTCTTAAGCCCTTGTTTAAAGGTATCTCTCAACAAGTTCACAAGGCCTATATCGATGAACAAATGCGAACGAACTTTGATTTTATTGAATCCGAGCTGAGGCGGACGGGCTGGCTGGCGGGCGATCAATTCAGTGCGGCAGACATCCAGATGAGCTTCCCCATCGAGGCCGCCGACGCAAAAGGGGTGGTCGGTACTCAGCGCAAAGCTATTCGATCTTATATCGAAAAGTTCCGGTCCCGACCTGCGTATATGAAGGCGATTCAGGCAGGTGGTCCGTACGATCTGAATTTCTGA
- a CDS encoding M48 family metallopeptidase: protein MTTEGTYPALFGRKGGLLSINLERMEFRSDDTPEVSFSISISNIEVSLEGANSHHFRLTDRLQRANSVVIQEITPVLELAKRGNQSAQEISDRAKSKTRIRAALASSPIVLTVFLLLAVPALISFIPMSWLNGALTHKQERKIGLMMLPVLTPNPPPAAEAVEAKNLLALRKLAGYIQNANSSLKDIEFDIHISPSPDINAFALPGGIVVMNQGLLEKAETVEEVAGVLAHEMAHVERRHTFKSLANRLGYLGGLVLLSTLIGADAAIVIAKGADLVSLKHSRDDEREADAQGMIFLQNAKVDGKGMITFFKKLNETEAAVLGGAGKTINHSLRFLSTHPLSSERVERLEGLLQQQLNSQQIQQQPLPVTLDELRASS, encoded by the coding sequence GTGACAACCGAAGGAACGTATCCGGCTCTCTTTGGACGCAAAGGGGGCTTACTGTCGATAAATTTGGAACGGATGGAATTCCGATCCGACGATACACCCGAGGTTTCTTTCTCGATTTCAATTTCGAACATCGAAGTCTCTCTTGAGGGGGCGAACTCGCACCACTTTCGACTGACAGACCGTCTTCAACGCGCAAACTCAGTCGTTATCCAAGAGATAACCCCGGTGCTTGAGCTTGCAAAGCGCGGCAACCAATCTGCGCAAGAAATTTCCGACCGAGCAAAATCAAAAACCCGGATACGAGCCGCGCTAGCTAGTTCACCTATTGTTCTAACAGTGTTTTTGTTGCTGGCCGTGCCGGCGTTAATTTCATTTATTCCTATGAGTTGGCTGAACGGCGCACTCACCCACAAGCAAGAGCGAAAAATCGGCCTCATGATGCTTCCGGTTTTAACGCCAAATCCTCCGCCCGCAGCAGAGGCGGTGGAGGCCAAAAACCTCCTCGCCCTACGAAAACTAGCGGGCTACATCCAAAATGCGAACTCAAGCCTTAAAGACATTGAATTTGATATTCACATTTCGCCGAGCCCAGACATCAACGCATTTGCGCTTCCTGGCGGAATCGTCGTTATGAATCAAGGTCTTCTCGAAAAAGCCGAAACGGTTGAAGAAGTTGCCGGCGTGTTGGCCCATGAAATGGCACATGTCGAACGCCGCCATACTTTTAAATCTCTAGCAAACCGACTTGGCTATTTGGGAGGGCTCGTCTTATTGAGCACGCTCATCGGTGCTGACGCGGCAATCGTGATCGCCAAAGGAGCGGACCTCGTTTCACTCAAGCATTCGCGTGACGATGAGCGAGAAGCCGACGCACAAGGAATGATCTTCCTTCAGAACGCGAAGGTTGACGGCAAAGGAATGATCACCTTTTTTAAGAAGCTCAATGAAACAGAAGCGGCCGTTTTGGGCGGCGCGGGAAAAACCATCAATCATTCGCTTCGGTTTCTTAGCACTCACCCACTTTCTAGCGAACGCGTCGAACGCCTCGAAGGCCTCCTCCAACAACAGCTTAATTCTCAGCAGATCCAGCAACAGCCATTGCCAGTAACGCTTGACGAGCTTCGCGCGAGTTCTTAG
- a CDS encoding DUF1993 domain-containing protein — MSQSASIDAAVFQFCTKQQVRILKNLQSILKKSAEFADHKKINMEVLLQARLAPDQFPLMRQIQIACDTAKFNCARFTGTTAPSHPDDEKTLTEAMSRIDSVVQYLASFKEADFSGSSQRKITNPRWESKWMTGEDFFHQYAAPNVYFHVTTAYSILRHNGVEIGKSAYLGDLSFQ, encoded by the coding sequence ATGTCGCAATCCGCTTCGATCGATGCCGCGGTTTTTCAATTTTGCACTAAACAACAAGTGCGTATTCTTAAGAATCTTCAAAGTATTCTCAAAAAGAGTGCTGAGTTCGCCGATCACAAAAAAATTAATATGGAAGTGCTACTCCAGGCCCGGCTTGCTCCCGATCAATTTCCCCTGATGCGACAGATTCAAATTGCCTGCGACACCGCAAAGTTCAACTGTGCACGATTTACTGGGACGACGGCCCCCTCTCATCCCGACGACGAGAAAACTCTCACAGAAGCAATGTCTCGCATCGACAGCGTGGTTCAATATCTAGCAAGCTTTAAAGAAGCTGACTTTTCTGGATCGTCGCAAAGGAAGATCACGAACCCTCGCTGGGAATCAAAGTGGATGACGGGTGAAGACTTCTTCCATCAATATGCGGCGCCGAATGTGTATTTTCATGTGACGACTGCCTACTCGATACTTCGCCACAACGGCGTAGAAATCGGCAAAAGTGCCTACCTCGGCGATCTCTCGTTTCAATGA
- a CDS encoding RNA pseudouridine synthase produces MIEIPVLFQSREVVVVDKPVGISVHNGESAEFESDLISVLSLQLEISNLFPVHRLDKETSGLQILAVSSEAASIWAQEFQNDRVRKFYEGITRGALKDHEGTWLKPITDRSEGRVNPAGLSSNRVQAETRFRVLGSNKYFSRVRFELVTGRQHQIRKHSALHKHPLVGDRRYGDRIYNQRMSDLYETDRMFLHSTRIEMRGQTFASPAPPEFDTLVTLESGA; encoded by the coding sequence ATGATAGAAATTCCGGTTCTTTTCCAAAGTCGCGAAGTTGTCGTCGTGGACAAACCGGTGGGTATCTCGGTTCACAACGGCGAATCTGCGGAATTTGAATCGGATCTCATTTCTGTTTTGTCATTGCAGTTGGAAATTTCAAATCTGTTTCCGGTACACCGCCTCGACAAAGAAACAAGCGGCCTTCAAATTCTAGCGGTTTCTAGCGAAGCCGCATCGATTTGGGCCCAGGAGTTTCAGAATGATCGAGTTAGAAAATTCTACGAAGGCATCACGAGGGGTGCCCTTAAGGATCACGAAGGGACTTGGCTAAAGCCAATAACCGACCGTTCCGAGGGCCGCGTAAATCCCGCAGGATTATCAAGCAATCGAGTTCAGGCCGAAACGCGGTTTCGGGTTCTTGGTTCCAATAAATATTTTTCCCGAGTGCGCTTCGAGTTAGTCACGGGTCGACAGCACCAGATCCGCAAGCACAGCGCCCTTCACAAGCATCCGCTTGTCGGTGACCGGCGATATGGCGACAGGATTTACAATCAAAGAATGTCCGACCTTTACGAAACAGACCGAATGTTTTTGCACAGTACCCGAATCGAGATGCGCGGACAGACGTTTGCGTCGCCCGCACCTCCTGAGTTTGATACGCTGGTGACGTTAGAATCCGGGGCTTAG
- a CDS encoding MBL fold metallo-hydrolase encodes MKTAMLTIAVFTGATLFAVFLLYMKASTEFGDLPDGDRLSRIQASPQFNKETGKFQNRNPQDFQSNMPFFKLLKLYFFGPEIRVPTADLPTMTPIMSDFLKPATDASDVHIIWLGHSTVLLRIAGKTLMIDPAHSKRVAPVFFLGNRFQKSPLSLEDLPKIDLVLISHDHYDHLDRTSLQSIVETAGKDATYIMPLGVGARVESFGIPAGQIVELDWWESYGEKESIKITATPSQHFSGRGLSDSLKTLWAGFAIETDLVKGFYSGDTGYHTHFKEIGDRFDGFDFALLESGQYNQMWQYVHLLPAEVIQAAIDLRTKQFLPMHWGMYNLSIHDWFDPIESVSTLAEKAKFQFAPSRKKIILLNRSAFNFQKPSFHFQSTCIAT; translated from the coding sequence ATGAAAACCGCAATGCTCACAATCGCTGTATTTACCGGTGCTACGCTTTTTGCGGTCTTCCTTTTGTATATGAAGGCGTCGACAGAATTCGGCGACCTTCCAGATGGCGATCGACTTTCGCGAATCCAAGCCTCGCCCCAGTTCAACAAAGAAACCGGCAAGTTTCAGAATCGAAATCCGCAAGACTTTCAAAGCAACATGCCCTTCTTCAAGCTGTTGAAACTTTACTTTTTTGGACCAGAAATTCGTGTCCCCACAGCCGATCTTCCCACGATGACGCCTATCATGAGCGATTTTCTAAAGCCCGCTACAGATGCGTCTGATGTCCACATTATTTGGCTTGGTCATTCGACAGTTCTTTTGCGAATCGCAGGCAAAACTTTAATGATTGATCCGGCACATTCAAAACGTGTTGCTCCGGTTTTTTTTCTAGGGAACCGCTTCCAGAAATCACCCCTTTCCCTCGAAGACTTGCCTAAAATCGATTTGGTTTTGATTTCTCATGATCATTACGATCACTTGGACCGCACTTCACTGCAGAGCATTGTTGAAACTGCGGGTAAGGACGCGACGTATATTATGCCCCTCGGTGTTGGCGCACGAGTTGAAAGCTTTGGGATTCCGGCAGGCCAAATCGTAGAATTAGACTGGTGGGAATCCTATGGCGAAAAGGAGAGTATCAAGATTACCGCGACACCGTCTCAACATTTTTCTGGACGCGGTTTAAGCGATTCGCTCAAGACACTTTGGGCGGGATTTGCGATTGAAACGGACCTGGTAAAAGGTTTTTACAGCGGTGACACCGGCTACCACACCCACTTCAAAGAAATCGGCGATCGCTTCGATGGGTTTGATTTTGCTCTGCTAGAATCAGGACAATACAATCAAATGTGGCAATATGTTCACCTGCTTCCAGCGGAAGTAATCCAGGCGGCGATCGACCTTCGAACAAAACAGTTTTTGCCTATGCACTGGGGCATGTACAACTTGTCCATCCACGACTGGTTTGATCCGATCGAGTCTGTTTCGACTTTGGCAGAAAAAGCCAAGTTTCAATTCGCGCCAAGCCGCAAGAAAATAATTTTACTTAATCGCTCTGCGTTCAATTTCCAGAAGCCGAGCTTTCATTTTCAGTCCACCTGCATAGCCACCTAG